A window of Nocardia arthritidis genomic DNA:
CCGGGGGAAGGCAGCGGTGCTCGCGGGGGAGGACTGCCACGCCGTATCCGGCGAGGCTGATGACATGACCACGATCGACAGGTACGTGCGCCTGCTGCTCGCCGTGTTCGTACTCTTCGTTCCGTGCGCTGTGGGGTGCGCGCGGGACGAGGACATTCGCACTGTGCTGCAAGCGATTCCGGGATTGCGCGTCAAGGGTGAACAGACCGCGTCGGGTGGTCGGCTCTTCGAACTCACCTATCGCCAGCCGATCGACCACGACCATCCCGAGCGCGGCGAGTTCGACCAGCGCCTGACGCTGATGTACCGGGCCACCGATCGGCCCATGGTGCTCTACACGAGCGGCTACGACCTGACCTCGAACGTCGCCTTCCGAGCCGAGCCGACCGAACTGGTCGGCGGTAACCAGATCGTCACCGAGCAGCGGTATTTCGGTTCCTCCCGACCAGCCTCCCCGGACTGGACCACGCTCGACATCCGGCAGGCCGCCGCCGATCACCACCGCCTCATCGTGGCATTGCGGCCGATATTCCGGGGTGCGTGGATCTCCGCCGGAGCCAGCAAGGGCGGTATGGCGTCGATCTATCACCGGCGCTTCTATCCCGATGATGTGGTCGGCACCATCGCCTACAGCGCCCCGAACATCCTCGACGACGCGGACCCGACCGCCTACGACCGATTCGTCGCCGAGGTCGGCACGCCTGAATGCCGGGCCGCGATCATTGCGGTCCAGCGTGAAATCCTGTTGCGGCGCAAGGAAATCGATGACCGGCTCACCGACTGGGCCCAACGTTCCGGCTACGCCTTCCAGACAGTCGGCGGCGTAGACCGCGTCGTCGAGTTGGCCACGCTGCAGGTGCCGATGTACTTCTGGATGCACCGCGGCGTGGCCGACTGCGGTGCCATTCCACCCGCCGCGGC
This region includes:
- a CDS encoding S28 family serine protease; the encoded protein is MTTIDRYVRLLLAVFVLFVPCAVGCARDEDIRTVLQAIPGLRVKGEQTASGGRLFELTYRQPIDHDHPERGEFDQRLTLMYRATDRPMVLYTSGYDLTSNVAFRAEPTELVGGNQIVTEQRYFGSSRPASPDWTTLDIRQAAADHHRLIVALRPIFRGAWISAGASKGGMASIYHRRFYPDDVVGTIAYSAPNILDDADPTAYDRFVAEVGTPECRAAIIAVQREILLRRKEIDDRLTDWAQRSGYAFQTVGGVDRVVELATLQVPMYFWMHRGVADCGAIPPAAATTETLYTWLDDLVQPASYTDQGLAVALPSFYQLGTQLGTARYSAPGLTDLLRYPNIQDMRNYVPQEIPLRFDPDAMLDIDRWVRSDSTGLIFVYGANDPTRAKPFRLGPTPRGDAIYLAPAANHLARIANLTAADQAAVLAALTRWSHGSGSH